One genomic region from Dehalococcoidia bacterium encodes:
- a CDS encoding CDP-alcohol phosphatidyltransferase family protein produces the protein MMAAPAKPASLDGLVSRWLNRPLSRPTARLLAHTSVTPNQITLLSALIAGVAGLLLAAGHNVWGGIAIHISSVVDGVDGDLARLSGRSSRFGAVLDAVLDRYADAAIFGGMAWWAYRHEGFPAALLLGLVALTGAFAVSYSRARIEASAGLKTAGELLGLGSRDVRLLLAALGCVLGQVWPALALVAVLSHATVLWRLIRLARTPPA, from the coding sequence ATGATGGCCGCTCCTGCCAAACCCGCATCGCTCGACGGGCTTGTCTCGCGCTGGCTCAACCGGCCGCTGTCGCGTCCCACGGCGCGGCTGCTGGCGCATACCTCCGTCACGCCCAACCAGATCACGCTCTTGAGCGCACTGATCGCCGGCGTGGCCGGGTTGCTGCTGGCGGCAGGGCACAACGTCTGGGGCGGAATTGCCATCCACATCTCGTCTGTGGTCGATGGCGTGGACGGCGATCTCGCGCGGCTCAGCGGGCGCAGCAGTCGCTTCGGCGCGGTGCTCGACGCGGTGCTCGACCGCTACGCCGATGCGGCGATCTTCGGCGGCATGGCCTGGTGGGCGTACCGGCACGAGGGATTCCCCGCGGCGCTGCTGCTCGGCCTCGTGGCGCTCACCGGCGCCTTCGCCGTCAGCTACTCCCGCGCCCGCATCGAGGCCAGCGCCGGGCTGAAGACGGCGGGCGAGTTGCTGGGCCTCGGCTCACGCGACGTGCGGCTGCTGCTGGCGGCGCTGGGCTGCGTCCTTGGTCAGGTGTGGCCGGCGCTGGCGCTGGTGGCCGTGCTCTCACACGCGACGGTGCTCTGGCGGCTGATCCGTCTCGCGCGCACGCCGCCCGCGTAG
- the mnmA gene encoding tRNA 2-thiouridine(34) synthase MnmA — translation MPGPRVIVGMSGGVDSSVAAALLQQQGYDVVGVTMRLWTQPDPEGFSGRKQCCSIEDVDDARRVAQKLGIRHYTLNLERQFNDRVVDYFVGEYARGRTPNPCLACNEHIKFKALLERAVALDADFLATGHYARRSEHGGRFHLLRAADPDKDQSYVLYTLGQQELRRVLFPLGELNKPQVRAIAAELGLGVAQKPDSVEICFIPGNDYRAFVSARVPQRAGAILDEHGVVVGEHRGIANFTVGQRKGLGAFGDRRFVTEIRPADNVVVIGPQEALLSRTLHATDLRWTQGAPPDPDECVDVKIRYRSRPLPARLRIDGDRAEVSFAEPQRAVTPGQSAVFYRGDEVLGGGTICAAPPLA, via the coding sequence GTGCCGGGTCCGCGGGTGATCGTCGGCATGAGCGGCGGGGTCGATTCCTCGGTCGCGGCCGCCTTGCTGCAGCAGCAGGGGTACGACGTGGTCGGCGTGACGATGCGCCTCTGGACGCAGCCCGATCCGGAGGGCTTCAGCGGCCGCAAGCAGTGCTGCTCGATCGAGGACGTGGACGATGCCCGCCGGGTCGCGCAGAAGCTCGGCATCCGGCACTACACGCTGAATCTGGAGCGGCAGTTCAACGACCGCGTCGTCGACTACTTCGTGGGCGAGTACGCGCGCGGGCGCACACCCAATCCTTGCCTCGCCTGCAACGAGCACATCAAGTTCAAGGCGTTGCTGGAACGCGCGGTCGCCCTCGATGCCGACTTTCTCGCCACCGGCCACTACGCCAGGCGCAGCGAGCACGGTGGCCGCTTTCACCTGCTGCGCGCGGCCGATCCCGACAAGGACCAGTCCTACGTGCTCTACACCCTGGGGCAGCAGGAGCTGCGGCGCGTGCTGTTTCCGCTGGGTGAGCTGAACAAGCCGCAGGTCCGCGCCATTGCCGCCGAACTCGGCCTGGGCGTGGCGCAGAAGCCCGACAGCGTGGAGATCTGCTTCATCCCCGGCAACGACTACCGCGCCTTCGTCTCGGCGCGGGTGCCGCAGCGGGCCGGGGCGATCCTCGACGAGCACGGCGTCGTGGTAGGCGAACACCGGGGGATCGCCAACTTCACCGTGGGCCAGCGTAAGGGACTCGGCGCTTTCGGCGACCGCCGCTTCGTCACCGAGATCCGACCGGCCGACAACGTGGTAGTGATCGGACCGCAGGAGGCGCTGCTGTCGCGCACGCTGCACGCTACCGATTTGCGCTGGACGCAGGGTGCGCCGCCCGATCCGGACGAGTGCGTGGATGTGAAGATCCGCTACCGCAGCCGTCCACTGCCGGCGCGCCTCCGCATTGACGGCGACCGCGCCGAGGTCAGCTTCGCCGAGCCGCAGCGGGCCGTCACGCCGGGCCAGTCGGCCGTGTTCTACCGTGGCGACGAAGTCCTGGGCGGCGGCACGATCTGCGCGGCGCCGCCCCTCGCTTGA
- the rsfS gene encoding ribosome silencing factor translates to MAQNLVDILSDRQAEDIVQLDISKVSTFADYFVIATANNVRQLNALIDTLEREMKPRGVDLGPREGEPDSGWVLLDFGPVIVHLFSPEQRAFYNLEGLWSRSAPLVRFG, encoded by the coding sequence ATCGCCCAGAACCTCGTCGATATCCTCTCGGATCGCCAGGCCGAGGATATCGTCCAGCTCGACATCAGCAAGGTCTCCACGTTCGCGGACTACTTTGTTATCGCCACGGCTAACAACGTCCGCCAGCTCAATGCGCTGATCGACACGCTCGAACGCGAGATGAAACCGCGGGGCGTCGATCTCGGCCCGCGGGAGGGCGAGCCGGACTCGGGATGGGTGCTGCTCGACTTCGGGCCGGTGATTGTGCACCTCTTCTCGCCCGAACAACGCGCCTTCTACAACCTCGAAGGGCTGTGGAGCCGTTCGGCGCCATTGGTGCGCTTCGGCTGA
- the ndk gene encoding nucleoside-diphosphate kinase — translation MERTLILVKPDGVQRGLTFEILGRLERRGLKLIGLKLMQVSPELAGHHYREHEGKGFYAGLIEYITSAPIVAAVFEGPDAIAAARATMGKTNPVNADAGTIRGDLAIQTGRNLVHGSDGPESAAREVALFFKPGELQSYKRALDAWLQE, via the coding sequence ATGGAACGCACGCTGATCCTGGTGAAGCCCGACGGCGTCCAGCGCGGTCTGACCTTCGAGATCCTCGGCCGGCTGGAGCGGCGCGGTCTCAAGTTGATCGGCCTCAAGCTGATGCAGGTCTCGCCCGAGCTCGCCGGCCACCACTACCGGGAGCACGAGGGCAAGGGCTTTTACGCGGGCCTGATCGAGTACATCACCTCGGCGCCGATCGTGGCCGCCGTCTTCGAAGGCCCGGACGCGATCGCCGCCGCGCGGGCGACCATGGGCAAGACGAACCCCGTCAACGCCGACGCCGGCACGATCCGCGGCGATCTGGCGATCCAGACCGGCCGCAATTTGGTGCACGGCTCCGACGGCCCGGAGTCCGCCGCGCGCGAGGTGGCGCTCTTCTTCAAACCCGGGGAGCTGCAGAGCTACAAGCGCGCGCTCGACGCCTGGCTGCAGGAGTAG
- the tsaB gene encoding tRNA (adenosine(37)-N6)-threonylcarbamoyltransferase complex dimerization subunit type 1 TsaB → MTETAAGVELAIDTAGAVASVAISRQGALLAELTWRSHRNHSVELLPAIELLLAQCGLEREQIRVLFVDRGPGAYAGLRVGISTAMGLALALDAELLAAGRLELDAYGQSAFPGPVCAIHQAGRGDLAWAVYERGGADLRELAVPRLTDLDSLIEQAPDVGVFCGELAGLEERLLAGFPSARRTSPAASQRRAAWLSELGWARYIAGARDNPLSVDPLYLRDPAITKSKAAAGGGR, encoded by the coding sequence GTGACTGAGACCGCTGCCGGCGTCGAGCTGGCGATCGATACGGCCGGCGCCGTCGCCAGCGTCGCCATCTCGCGGCAGGGCGCGCTGCTCGCGGAGCTGACCTGGCGCAGCCACCGCAATCACTCGGTTGAGTTGCTGCCCGCCATCGAGCTGCTGCTGGCACAGTGCGGCCTTGAACGCGAGCAAATCCGCGTGCTGTTCGTCGATCGGGGCCCCGGCGCCTACGCGGGGCTGCGCGTCGGCATCAGCACGGCGATGGGGCTGGCGCTGGCGCTCGACGCCGAGCTGCTTGCCGCCGGGCGGCTGGAGCTGGACGCGTACGGGCAGTCGGCCTTCCCCGGCCCTGTCTGCGCGATCCACCAGGCCGGACGCGGCGATCTCGCCTGGGCCGTTTACGAACGCGGCGGCGCGGACCTGCGCGAACTCGCCGTGCCCCGGCTCACGGACCTCGACAGCCTGATCGAGCAGGCGCCCGACGTTGGCGTGTTCTGCGGAGAGCTGGCCGGGCTGGAAGAGCGACTGCTCGCCGGCTTTCCCTCTGCCCGGCGGACCAGTCCCGCCGCGTCGCAGCGGCGGGCCGCCTGGTTGTCGGAGCTGGGCTGGGCGCGCTACATCGCCGGCGCCCGCGACAATCCGCTCTCGGTCGATCCGCTCTATCTGCGCGACCCCGCGATCACAAAGTCGAAGGCCGCGGCCGGGGGCGGTCGCTAG
- the tsaE gene encoding tRNA (adenosine(37)-N6)-threonylcarbamoyltransferase complex ATPase subunit type 1 TsaE, with translation MLFFRTTSVEQTRALGERIGALLEPGDVVLLQGPLGAGKTAMTQGVGRGAGSSDLVNSPTFVLINEYRGRVKLYHVDLYRLEATEEIAQLDLPGYTDDGALIVEWPERGAGLLPDEHLHVAIEHDGSDARTLTLTAFGERSARLLRALSAEAVAAGD, from the coding sequence ATGCTCTTCTTCCGGACGACGTCGGTCGAGCAAACGCGTGCCCTGGGCGAGCGCATTGGCGCGCTGCTTGAGCCGGGCGACGTGGTGTTGCTGCAGGGGCCGCTGGGCGCGGGCAAGACGGCGATGACCCAGGGCGTCGGCCGGGGCGCCGGCTCGAGCGACCTGGTCAACAGCCCGACCTTCGTGCTGATCAACGAGTACCGCGGCCGCGTCAAGCTCTACCACGTTGACCTTTACCGGCTGGAGGCGACGGAGGAGATCGCACAGCTCGACCTGCCCGGCTATACCGACGACGGCGCCCTGATCGTGGAGTGGCCGGAGCGCGGCGCCGGGCTCTTGCCGGACGAACATCTGCACGTCGCGATCGAGCACGACGGTTCAGACGCACGCACGCTGACGCTCACGGCGTTCGGTGAACGGTCAGCGCGCCTGCTACGGGCGCTGAGCGCCGAGGCGGTGGCCGCCGGTGACTGA
- a CDS encoding ABC transporter substrate-binding protein has translation MTARRLRYLAPLAVLALAAIVATFLISSGGEKTNGPGAPQQPLVLAPPRAPATPLFTATAGATYPLQLRRDDGRQVLIAAQPRRILSLSAGATEILFQIGAGPQVVGVSSDSDYPPDAAALPKVAASAGVTAIQAFNPDLIVIVGAGAPTVTALDSAAVPVVALKEPVTVAELEQQIQFFGDVTGRLADAQRAAAALGRRVDAVKRQLAGVQQGPRVFVDLGPAGHGEPSGTLLSDMLMLLKAQNLQVPADPGQNGRGRAAAANPDAVLLAGATDLHAAADLATLPGWANVAAVRAGRVAAIDPALLRPGPRIADELLMLEQFLYPNLP, from the coding sequence ATGACCGCACGCCGCCTTCGCTACCTCGCGCCGCTGGCCGTGCTCGCGTTGGCCGCGATCGTTGCGACTTTTCTGATCAGCAGCGGCGGCGAGAAGACGAACGGGCCCGGCGCGCCGCAGCAGCCACTCGTGCTGGCTCCGCCTCGGGCGCCGGCCACACCGCTGTTCACGGCCACGGCCGGCGCCACCTATCCACTGCAGTTGCGACGGGACGACGGTCGGCAGGTGCTGATCGCGGCGCAGCCGCGCCGCATCCTCTCGCTCTCGGCAGGAGCGACAGAGATTCTCTTCCAGATCGGCGCCGGGCCGCAGGTGGTTGGCGTCAGCTCCGATTCGGACTACCCGCCCGACGCGGCCGCGCTGCCCAAAGTCGCGGCGAGCGCGGGCGTGACGGCGATCCAAGCGTTCAATCCCGATCTGATCGTGATCGTTGGAGCCGGCGCCCCGACCGTCACTGCGCTCGACAGCGCCGCCGTGCCGGTGGTGGCACTGAAGGAGCCGGTGACGGTAGCCGAGCTGGAGCAACAGATCCAGTTCTTTGGCGACGTCACCGGACGCCTGGCCGACGCCCAGCGAGCGGCCGCCGCGCTAGGGCGGCGCGTCGATGCGGTCAAGCGCCAGCTCGCGGGGGTGCAGCAGGGGCCGCGGGTCTTCGTCGATCTGGGCCCCGCTGGACACGGTGAGCCTTCCGGCACGCTGCTGAGCGACATGCTGATGCTGTTGAAAGCGCAAAATTTGCAGGTCCCCGCGGATCCCGGCCAGAACGGCCGCGGCCGTGCCGCCGCGGCGAACCCCGACGCGGTGCTGCTGGCAGGCGCGACGGATCTGCACGCGGCCGCCGATCTCGCGACGCTGCCCGGCTGGGCCAACGTCGCCGCGGTGCGCGCCGGGCGAGTGGCGGCGATCGATCCGGCGCTGCTGCGGCCCGGCCCGCGCATCGCGGACGAACTACTGATGCTGGAGCAGTTCCTCTATCCAAATCTGCCCTGA
- a CDS encoding cobyrinate a,c-diamide synthase, producing the protein MARTIVVAGVHSGVGKTTVATGLMAAFARRGLRVQGFKVGPDYIDPSYHTAVSGRASRNLDTWMLPHEAVVECFQRASAGADLCVIEGVMGLFDGRTGGRGAGSTAEVAALLGVPVLLVVDGWKIARSAAAIVHGYRTFDPRVDLAGVVLNRIAGEGHYRAVAPPIEDEAGVPVVGSLGRDARLTLPERYLGLIPVTEGPVAREYFHALAESVARGLDLERVLRIAREPRPGRRIAEPLFPSEPATRSVRLALARDAAFSFYYEDALDLVRVYGAEIVPFSPLDDEALPPATNAVYLGGGFPELFAARLAANRPMLAALRAAAASGVPIYTECGGYMYAGRSLTDAEGVRHEMLKLLPLDSTMSDSRLTLGYRELRTLRDGPTGPAGARLRGHEFHWSVSEPPADADAVYAAAVDGGGERMAGGARGSVWGSYMHLHFASDRSLAPRFVRWCAGVERRRLSGER; encoded by the coding sequence ATGGCTCGCACGATCGTGGTGGCGGGAGTCCATTCGGGCGTTGGCAAAACGACGGTCGCCACCGGGCTGATGGCCGCCTTCGCCCGTCGTGGCCTGCGCGTGCAGGGCTTCAAGGTCGGGCCGGATTACATCGATCCCAGCTATCACACGGCGGTCTCCGGCCGCGCCTCGCGTAACCTCGACACCTGGATGCTGCCGCACGAGGCCGTGGTCGAATGCTTCCAGCGCGCGTCAGCGGGCGCTGACCTCTGCGTGATCGAAGGCGTAATGGGCCTCTTCGACGGCCGCACCGGCGGCCGCGGCGCCGGCAGCACGGCGGAGGTGGCGGCATTGCTCGGCGTGCCGGTGCTGCTGGTCGTAGACGGCTGGAAGATCGCACGCAGCGCGGCGGCGATTGTGCACGGCTACCGCACTTTCGACCCGCGCGTCGACCTGGCCGGTGTCGTGCTCAACCGCATCGCCGGGGAGGGCCACTACCGCGCCGTGGCGCCGCCAATCGAAGATGAGGCCGGCGTGCCCGTCGTCGGCAGCCTGGGCAGGGATGCGCGGCTCACGCTGCCCGAGCGCTACCTCGGCCTGATTCCGGTCACCGAAGGCCCGGTCGCTCGCGAGTACTTCCACGCGCTGGCGGAGAGTGTCGCCCGCGGCCTCGATCTTGAGCGTGTCCTACGCATCGCCCGCGAGCCGCGGCCTGGTCGTCGGATTGCCGAACCGCTGTTCCCGTCGGAGCCGGCAACGCGGAGCGTCCGGCTCGCGCTCGCGCGCGATGCGGCCTTCAGCTTCTACTACGAAGATGCGCTGGATCTGGTCCGGGTATACGGCGCCGAGATTGTGCCGTTCAGCCCACTCGATGACGAGGCGCTGCCGCCGGCCACGAATGCGGTCTACCTGGGCGGCGGCTTCCCGGAGCTGTTCGCGGCGCGGCTGGCGGCCAATCGGCCGATGCTGGCGGCGCTGCGCGCCGCCGCGGCGAGCGGCGTGCCGATCTACACGGAGTGCGGCGGCTACATGTACGCCGGCCGCTCGCTCACCGACGCGGAGGGCGTCCGGCACGAGATGCTGAAGCTGTTGCCGCTCGATTCCACGATGAGCGACAGCCGCCTGACGCTCGGCTACCGGGAGCTGCGCACGCTGCGCGACGGTCCTACCGGGCCGGCGGGCGCGCGGCTGCGCGGGCACGAGTTCCACTGGTCGGTGTCGGAGCCGCCGGCCGACGCAGACGCGGTTTACGCGGCGGCCGTGGACGGCGGTGGTGAGCGAATGGCGGGCGGGGCGCGTGGCTCGGTCTGGGGAAGCTATATGCACCTGCACTTCGCCAGCGATCGATCGCTGGCGCCGCGGTTCGTGCGCTGGTGCGCCGGCGTAGAGCGCCGGCGTCTGAGCGGCGAGCGTTGA
- a CDS encoding NAD(P)-binding domain-containing protein yields MDVGFIGLGNMGNPMARNLIRAGHQLVVYDLREDAAANLIELGARWAASPRAVAEQCRVAFTSLPGPPEVERVLLGPDGVLAGAARGSVVFDLSSNAPAVIRRIAAQAADQGVIVLDSPVSGGVSGAEKGTLAVMVGGERAAFDEYRELLGAIGANVFHLGPVGNGSVVKLMNNLIALSIGPLLDEAVVVGAKAGIPPATLFEVMSVSSAGPLVRGLPRLFRRTFEDASFALALARKDVGLAVGAGRDLGVPMPVAAAVEQVYEWAKGNGLGDKNSLATLLLYERAAGVEIHADDVPPA; encoded by the coding sequence GTGGATGTCGGCTTCATCGGCCTCGGCAACATGGGCAATCCGATGGCGCGCAACCTCATCCGCGCCGGGCATCAGCTCGTCGTCTATGACCTGCGCGAGGACGCTGCCGCCAACCTGATCGAGCTGGGCGCCCGCTGGGCCGCCAGCCCCAGGGCCGTGGCCGAGCAGTGCCGTGTCGCCTTCACCTCGCTGCCGGGGCCGCCCGAGGTGGAGCGCGTGCTGCTGGGTCCGGACGGCGTGCTCGCCGGGGCGGCGCGCGGCAGCGTCGTCTTCGACCTGAGCAGCAACGCGCCGGCCGTGATTCGCCGCATCGCGGCGCAGGCGGCGGATCAGGGGGTCATCGTGCTCGACTCACCGGTGAGCGGCGGCGTCTCCGGCGCCGAGAAAGGCACCCTCGCCGTGATGGTCGGCGGTGAGCGCGCGGCCTTCGACGAGTATCGCGAGCTGCTCGGCGCGATCGGCGCCAACGTGTTTCATCTCGGCCCGGTGGGCAACGGATCCGTCGTCAAGCTGATGAATAACCTGATCGCGCTGTCGATCGGCCCGCTGCTGGACGAGGCCGTGGTCGTGGGCGCCAAGGCGGGCATCCCCCCGGCGACGTTGTTCGAAGTGATGAGCGTCAGTTCGGCCGGGCCGCTGGTGCGCGGGCTGCCGCGGCTCTTCCGCCGTACCTTCGAAGACGCGAGCTTCGCCCTGGCCCTGGCGCGCAAGGATGTGGGCCTGGCCGTGGGAGCCGGCCGCGACCTGGGCGTGCCCATGCCGGTGGCGGCGGCTGTCGAACAGGTCTACGAGTGGGCGAAGGGGAACGGCCTGGGCGACAAGAACTCGCTGGCGACCCTGCTGCTCTACGAGCGCGCCGCCGGCGTCGAGATTCACGCCGACGACGTGCCGCCCGCGTAG
- the galE gene encoding UDP-glucose 4-epimerase GalE, which translates to MRVLVVGGAGYIGSVTVEVLLDAGHRVTVFDDLSHGHLDAVDDRAVLITGSTHDEAALERAFAEPPDGVINFAALIAVGESMRDPGSYFHNNVAGGIALLNAMVRHHVRRYVFSSTAAVFGEPEYVPLDEQHPLRPVNPYGESKLIVEQMLRWYDECHSIKSVALRYFNASGATEKRGEDHDPETHLIPIVLQVAEGTRGALPLFGVDYPTPDGTCIRDYVHIADLAQAHVLALDYAASRSGRFNLGSGTGHSNREVIAAAKRVTGCEIAVNQQRRRAGDPPALVASSELARRELGWRPRFDDLDAIVDSAWRWRRAHPGGYAGGTSSA; encoded by the coding sequence ATGCGCGTGCTCGTCGTGGGCGGCGCCGGCTACATCGGCAGCGTCACCGTTGAAGTGCTGCTCGATGCCGGGCACAGGGTCACCGTCTTCGACGATCTGAGCCACGGCCATCTCGACGCCGTGGACGACCGCGCCGTGCTCATCACCGGCTCCACGCACGACGAAGCGGCGCTGGAACGTGCCTTCGCGGAGCCGCCGGACGGCGTGATCAACTTCGCCGCCTTGATCGCCGTCGGCGAGTCGATGCGCGACCCCGGAAGCTACTTCCACAACAACGTGGCGGGCGGCATTGCCCTGCTCAATGCCATGGTGCGGCACCATGTGCGCCGCTACGTGTTCTCCTCCACCGCCGCCGTCTTCGGCGAGCCGGAGTACGTGCCGCTGGACGAGCAACATCCCCTGCGCCCGGTGAATCCGTACGGCGAGTCGAAGCTGATTGTCGAGCAGATGTTGCGTTGGTACGACGAGTGCCACAGCATCAAGTCCGTCGCGCTACGCTACTTCAACGCCTCAGGCGCGACAGAAAAGCGCGGCGAAGACCACGACCCTGAGACGCACCTGATCCCGATCGTCCTGCAGGTTGCCGAGGGCACGCGCGGCGCCCTGCCCTTGTTTGGCGTCGACTATCCCACACCGGACGGCACCTGCATCCGCGACTACGTGCACATTGCGGACCTGGCGCAAGCGCATGTGCTCGCCCTGGACTACGCGGCCTCACGCTCCGGCCGCTTCAACCTGGGCAGCGGTACGGGCCACTCCAACCGCGAGGTGATCGCCGCGGCGAAGCGCGTCACCGGCTGCGAGATTGCCGTCAATCAGCAGCGCCGCCGCGCCGGCGACCCGCCGGCCCTGGTTGCTTCCTCGGAACTGGCGCGCCGCGAGCTGGGCTGGCGACCGCGCTTCGACGACCTCGACGCGATCGTGGATAGCGCCTGGCGCTGGCGGCGCGCCCACCCTGGAGGCTACGCGGGCGGCACGTCGTCGGCGTGA
- the fabF gene encoding beta-ketoacyl-ACP synthase II: protein MAVADGRAPGRRRVVVTGMGAITPLGEDVESFWAALVAGRSGVDYMTLADTTNYPTKLAGEVKEWQPERYIDRREARRMARFSQFAVAAAGQAIADAGLDLDHEDRTRIGVYLGNGNGGYPNIDEAVRTILAKGGMRIDPLFMPKSLPNMAAAQVSLQYGLKGYTGTAITACAAATQAVGEAAEVIRRGAADVILSGGTEAGIGELGLAAFSVMRAMSSRSDEPARASRPFDKDRDGFIPAEGAGIFVLESLERAQARGARIYCEVTGYAASSDAYHIVAPCADGEGAARAIEWALADAGRTPAEVDYVNAHGTSTPMNDPAETKAIKAALGEHAYTVPVSSTKSMIGHAFGASGALELVACVKTIDSGTIHPTINYETPDPDCDLDYVPNTARRADVRVVLKNSFGFGGQNACVVIEKFDGADQH, encoded by the coding sequence ATGGCAGTCGCAGACGGACGCGCGCCTGGTCGCCGTCGGGTGGTCGTCACCGGCATGGGCGCGATCACGCCGCTCGGTGAAGACGTCGAATCGTTTTGGGCGGCGCTTGTGGCCGGGCGCTCCGGCGTCGATTACATGACGCTGGCCGACACGACGAACTACCCGACCAAGCTGGCGGGGGAAGTGAAGGAGTGGCAACCGGAGCGCTATATCGACCGCCGCGAGGCGCGGCGCATGGCGCGGTTCAGCCAGTTCGCCGTCGCCGCGGCCGGCCAGGCGATCGCCGACGCCGGCCTCGACCTCGACCATGAAGATCGCACGCGCATCGGCGTCTATCTCGGCAACGGCAACGGCGGCTATCCGAACATCGATGAGGCCGTGCGTACCATCCTGGCGAAGGGCGGCATGCGCATCGACCCCCTCTTCATGCCCAAGAGCCTGCCGAACATGGCCGCCGCCCAGGTCAGCCTGCAGTACGGCCTCAAGGGCTACACCGGAACGGCGATCACCGCCTGCGCCGCGGCCACGCAGGCTGTGGGCGAAGCGGCCGAGGTGATCCGCCGCGGCGCCGCCGATGTGATCCTCTCGGGCGGCACGGAGGCCGGTATCGGGGAGCTGGGGCTGGCCGCCTTCTCGGTGATGCGCGCGATGAGCAGCCGCAGCGACGAGCCGGCCCGCGCCAGCCGCCCGTTCGACAAGGACCGCGACGGCTTCATTCCCGCCGAGGGCGCCGGCATTTTCGTGCTGGAGTCGCTGGAGCGCGCGCAGGCGCGCGGGGCGCGCATCTACTGCGAGGTAACGGGCTACGCCGCCAGTTCGGACGCCTACCACATCGTCGCGCCCTGCGCCGACGGTGAGGGCGCGGCGCGGGCGATTGAGTGGGCCCTTGCCGACGCCGGCCGCACACCGGCCGAGGTGGATTATGTCAACGCGCACGGCACCTCGACGCCGATGAATGACCCCGCGGAGACGAAGGCGATCAAAGCGGCGCTGGGCGAGCACGCCTACACCGTGCCGGTTAGCTCCACCAAGTCGATGATCGGCCACGCCTTCGGCGCCAGCGGCGCCCTGGAGCTGGTCGCCTGCGTCAAGACGATCGACAGCGGCACCATTCATCCCACGATCAACTACGAGACGCCCGACCCGGACTGCGATCTCGACTACGTGCCCAACACGGCGCGGCGCGCCGACGTGCGCGTGGTCTTAAAGAACAGCTTCGGCTTCGGCGGCCAGAACGCCTGCGTCGTCATCGAGAAGTTTGACGGCGCGGACCAGCACTGA
- a CDS encoding amidohydrolase family protein, with translation MTTVIHGATLIDGTGRDPVPGASLVIEENRIVAAGANVEAPRGATAIDASGMTLMPGMIDCHVHLASSAWGVQQRLLNPYSYSIATALANAKLTLDSGFTSVRDAGGTPRGVKMAIEQGMFPGPRLRIAVGALSQTGGHGDSVMPSGADLKVPDPDHPWTVVDGVDEVRRATRQLLRAGADQIKVHTSGGVMSPNDEPGATGFSPEEIAVIVYEARASGRTVMAHAQAAQGIRNAVLGGIASIEHGIYLEDDVIEEMKRRGTYLVATLVAPVWVIRRAEKDPSSVPPYALRKASEVKEAHFNSFRRAVQAGVPIAMGTDTGVGPHGTNAEELALMVEGGMTPMQAIVATTKTAAECSRAGQLLGTLEPGKLADLLVVDGDPLADIALLQDRERLALIMKDGQIHKDLLSSRVRV, from the coding sequence ATGACCACGGTGATTCATGGCGCGACGCTGATCGACGGCACGGGACGCGATCCGGTTCCCGGCGCTTCGCTCGTAATCGAAGAGAACCGCATCGTCGCGGCCGGCGCGAACGTCGAGGCGCCGCGCGGGGCGACGGCGATCGACGCCTCCGGCATGACGCTGATGCCGGGCATGATCGATTGCCACGTGCACCTGGCCTCGTCCGCCTGGGGCGTGCAGCAGCGGCTGCTGAATCCCTACAGCTACTCGATCGCCACGGCGCTGGCCAACGCGAAGCTGACGCTCGACTCCGGCTTCACCAGCGTGCGCGACGCCGGCGGCACGCCGCGCGGCGTGAAGATGGCGATCGAGCAGGGCATGTTCCCCGGACCGCGCCTGCGCATCGCCGTGGGCGCCCTCTCGCAGACGGGGGGCCACGGCGACAGCGTGATGCCCAGCGGCGCCGACCTGAAGGTGCCCGATCCCGACCACCCCTGGACCGTGGTGGACGGCGTGGACGAGGTGCGCCGAGCCACGCGCCAGTTGCTGCGCGCCGGCGCCGACCAGATCAAGGTCCACACCTCGGGCGGCGTGATGTCGCCGAACGACGAGCCCGGCGCAACCGGCTTCTCGCCGGAAGAGATCGCCGTGATCGTGTACGAGGCGCGGGCTTCGGGCAGAACGGTGATGGCCCACGCGCAGGCGGCGCAGGGCATTCGCAACGCGGTGCTGGGCGGGATCGCCTCGATCGAGCACGGCATTTACCTGGAAGATGACGTGATCGAGGAGATGAAGCGGCGTGGCACCTATCTCGTCGCCACCCTCGTCGCGCCGGTCTGGGTGATTCGGCGCGCGGAGAAGGATCCGTCGTCGGTGCCGCCCTACGCGCTGCGCAAGGCGTCCGAGGTGAAGGAGGCGCACTTCAACAGCTTCCGCCGCGCTGTGCAGGCGGGTGTGCCGATCGCGATGGGCACCGACACCGGCGTTGGCCCGCACGGCACCAACGCCGAGGAGCTGGCGCTGATGGTCGAGGGCGGCATGACGCCGATGCAGGCGATCGTCGCAACGACAAAGACGGCGGCCGAATGCAGCCGCGCCGGCCAGCTCCTGGGCACGCTTGAGCCGGGCAAGCTCGCCGATCTGCTGGTGGTCGATGGCGATCCGCTGGCGGACATCGCGCTGTTGCAGGACCGGGAGCGCCTTGCACTGATCATGAAGGACGGCCAGATCCACAAGGATCTGCTCAGCAGCCGCGTGCGCGTGTAG